The Burkholderia mayonis genome window below encodes:
- a CDS encoding APC family permease, with the protein MKSSIQRNIGPFALMLTGLGSIIGSGWLFGAWKAAKIAGPAAICAWIIGAVVILAIALTYAELGAMFPESGGMVRYARYSHGSLVGFISAWANWIAIVSVIPIEAEASIQYMSTWPYAWAHALFVSGELTTPGLLLSAVLVVIYFLLNYWGVKLFARANTTITIFKFLIPGLTIAGLMLSSFHSENLGTASNASFAPYGWSAVLTAVATSGIVFAFNGFQSPVNLAGEARNPSRSVPFAVISSILIALVIYVLLQVAYIGAVNPADVAKGWVHFNFASPFAELAIALNLNWLAILLYVDAFVSPSGTGTTYMATTTRMIYAMERNNTMPKMFGNVHPLYGVPRQAMWFNLLVSFVFLFFFRGWSSLAAVISVATVISYLTGPISLMALRRAATDLERPLSIPGMKLIAPFAFVCASLILYWAKWPLTGEIILLMVVALPVYFYFQAKSGWGGWGRDLKAAWWLVAYLPTMAVLSLIGSKEFGGRNLLPYGWDMLVVAVISLVFYYWGVNAGYRTEYLDERESRDEILEGIGA; encoded by the coding sequence GTGAAGAGTTCTATTCAACGGAACATCGGTCCGTTCGCCTTGATGCTGACCGGGCTGGGTTCGATCATCGGGTCGGGCTGGCTGTTCGGCGCATGGAAAGCCGCCAAGATCGCCGGACCCGCCGCCATCTGCGCGTGGATCATCGGCGCGGTCGTGATTCTCGCCATTGCGCTGACGTATGCCGAACTCGGCGCGATGTTCCCCGAATCGGGCGGCATGGTCCGCTATGCGCGCTACTCGCACGGCTCGCTCGTCGGCTTCATCAGCGCGTGGGCGAACTGGATCGCGATCGTCTCGGTGATTCCGATCGAGGCGGAGGCGTCGATCCAGTACATGAGCACCTGGCCCTACGCGTGGGCGCACGCGCTCTTCGTCAGCGGCGAGCTCACGACACCCGGTCTTCTGCTGTCGGCGGTCCTCGTCGTCATCTACTTTCTGCTCAATTATTGGGGTGTGAAGCTCTTCGCGCGCGCAAACACCACCATCACCATCTTCAAGTTCCTGATTCCCGGCCTTACGATCGCAGGCCTGATGCTGTCGAGCTTCCATAGCGAAAACCTCGGCACCGCGTCGAACGCGAGCTTTGCGCCGTATGGCTGGTCGGCCGTGCTGACCGCGGTCGCGACGAGCGGCATCGTGTTCGCGTTCAACGGTTTCCAGAGCCCCGTGAACCTCGCCGGCGAAGCGCGCAATCCGTCGCGCAGCGTGCCGTTCGCGGTGATTTCGTCGATCCTGATCGCGCTCGTGATCTACGTGTTGCTGCAAGTCGCCTACATCGGCGCGGTGAATCCGGCCGACGTCGCGAAGGGCTGGGTGCACTTCAACTTCGCTTCGCCGTTCGCGGAACTCGCGATCGCACTGAACCTGAACTGGCTCGCGATCCTGCTGTACGTTGACGCGTTCGTGAGCCCGAGCGGCACCGGCACGACCTACATGGCGACGACGACCCGCATGATCTACGCGATGGAGCGCAACAACACGATGCCGAAGATGTTCGGCAATGTGCACCCGCTCTACGGCGTGCCGCGCCAGGCGATGTGGTTCAACCTGCTGGTTTCGTTCGTCTTCCTGTTCTTCTTCCGCGGCTGGAGCTCGCTCGCGGCGGTGATCTCGGTCGCGACCGTGATCTCGTACCTGACGGGCCCGATCAGCCTGATGGCGCTGCGCCGCGCGGCGACGGACCTCGAGCGTCCGCTGTCGATTCCGGGCATGAAGCTGATCGCGCCGTTCGCGTTCGTGTGCGCGTCGCTGATCCTGTACTGGGCGAAGTGGCCGCTGACGGGCGAGATCATCCTGCTGATGGTCGTCGCGCTGCCTGTCTACTTCTACTTCCAGGCGAAGTCCGGCTGGGGCGGCTGGGGGCGCGACCTGAAGGCCGCGTGGTGGCTCGTCGCGTACCTGCCGACGATGGCCGTGCTGTCGCTCATCGGCAGCAAGGAGTTCGGCGGCCGCAACCTGCTGCCGTACGGCTGGGACATGCTGGTCGTCGCGGTGATCTCGCTCGTGTTCTATTACTGGGGCGTGAATGCCGGTTATCGCACCGAATATCTCGACGAGCGCGAGTCGCGCGACGAGATCCTCGAAGGGATCGGCGCGTAA
- a CDS encoding cold-shock protein — protein sequence MATGTVKWFNDAKGFGFITPEGGGEDLFAHFSEIRSEGFKTLQENQKVEFEVKTGPKGLQAANIKPL from the coding sequence ATGGCAACCGGCACCGTCAAGTGGTTCAACGACGCTAAGGGTTTTGGTTTCATCACCCCGGAAGGCGGCGGTGAAGACCTCTTCGCGCATTTCTCGGAAATCCGCAGCGAAGGCTTCAAGACGCTGCAAGAGAACCAGAAGGTCGAGTTCGAAGTGAAGACCGGCCCGAAGGGTCTGCAAGCAGCGAACATCAAGCCGCTGTAA
- the prfA gene encoding peptide chain release factor 1, with the protein MKTSMQSKLDQLTTRLAELNDLLSRENVTADLDQYRKLTREHAEIGPVVEHYAQWRQARADELAAQELLGDASMRDFAEDELRGARERMGRLAAELQTMLLPKDPNDDRNIFVEIRAGTGGDESALFAGDLLRMYLRYAERQRWQVEMMSESPSDLGGYKEVIVRIAGYGAYSRLKFESGGHRVQRVPATETQGRIHTSACTVAVMPEADEIGEIEINPADLRIDTFRASGAGGQHINKTDSAVRVTHIPTGIVVECQDDRSQHKNKDRALKVLAARIKDKQYHEQHAKEAATRKSLIGSGDRSERIRTYNFPQGRMTDHRINLTLYKLEQIMDGDLDELIAALVSEHQAELLASLGDAE; encoded by the coding sequence ATGAAGACGAGCATGCAAAGCAAGCTCGACCAGCTCACAACCCGGCTGGCCGAACTGAACGACCTGTTGAGCCGCGAGAACGTCACCGCGGATCTCGACCAGTACCGCAAGCTGACGCGCGAACACGCGGAAATCGGCCCCGTCGTCGAGCACTACGCGCAGTGGCGCCAGGCGCGCGCCGACGAGCTCGCCGCGCAGGAGCTGCTCGGCGACGCGTCGATGCGCGACTTCGCTGAAGACGAGCTGCGCGGCGCGCGCGAGCGAATGGGCCGCCTCGCGGCCGAGCTGCAGACGATGCTGCTGCCGAAGGACCCGAACGACGACCGCAACATCTTCGTCGAAATCCGCGCGGGCACGGGCGGCGACGAATCGGCGCTCTTCGCGGGCGATCTCCTCCGGATGTACCTGCGCTACGCGGAGCGGCAGCGCTGGCAGGTCGAGATGATGTCGGAGAGCCCGTCGGATCTCGGCGGCTACAAGGAAGTGATCGTGCGGATCGCGGGCTATGGCGCGTACTCGCGCCTGAAGTTCGAATCGGGCGGGCACCGCGTGCAGCGCGTGCCCGCGACCGAGACGCAGGGCCGCATCCACACGTCCGCGTGCACGGTCGCGGTGATGCCGGAAGCCGACGAGATCGGCGAAATCGAGATCAACCCGGCCGACTTGCGGATCGACACGTTCCGCGCATCCGGCGCGGGCGGCCAGCACATCAACAAGACCGATTCGGCGGTGCGCGTCACGCACATCCCGACGGGAATCGTCGTCGAATGCCAGGACGACCGCTCGCAGCACAAGAACAAGGACCGCGCGCTGAAGGTGCTCGCCGCGCGGATCAAGGACAAGCAGTATCACGAGCAGCACGCGAAGGAAGCGGCGACCCGCAAGAGCCTGATCGGCTCGGGCGACCGCTCCGAGCGGATCCGCACGTACAACTTCCCGCAGGGCCGGATGACCGATCACCGGATCAACCTGACGCTGTACAAGCTCGAGCAGATCATGGACGGCGATCTCGACGAACTGATCGCCGCGCTCGTCAGCGAGCATCAGGCCGAACTGCTCGCGTCGCTCGGCGACGCCGAGTGA
- a CDS encoding UbiX family flavin prenyltransferase, with translation MEPRPAPPRRLIVAITGATGAIYGVRMLDMLRASGGVETHLLISSAGWLNLQHELQLSKDDMLARADVVHSVRDVGASIASGSFATDGMIVAPCSMKTLASIAHGLSDNLITRAADVTLKERRRLVLLVRETPFNLAHLRNMTAVTEMGGVIFPPMPAFYAMPKSIDEMVDHTVARALDMFALGAPRTTPWQGLREHG, from the coding sequence ATGGAGCCTCGTCCGGCGCCGCCGCGGCGCCTGATCGTCGCGATCACGGGCGCCACCGGCGCGATCTACGGGGTGCGCATGCTCGACATGCTGCGCGCGTCGGGCGGCGTCGAGACGCACCTGCTGATCTCGAGCGCCGGCTGGCTCAACCTCCAGCACGAACTGCAACTGTCGAAGGACGACATGCTGGCGCGCGCCGACGTCGTCCATTCGGTGCGCGACGTCGGCGCGAGCATCGCGTCCGGCTCGTTCGCGACGGACGGCATGATCGTCGCGCCATGCTCGATGAAAACGCTCGCGAGCATCGCGCACGGCCTATCCGACAACCTGATCACCCGCGCTGCGGACGTCACGCTGAAGGAGCGCCGCCGGCTCGTGCTGCTCGTGCGCGAAACGCCGTTCAACCTCGCGCATCTGCGCAACATGACGGCCGTCACCGAGATGGGCGGCGTGATCTTTCCGCCGATGCCCGCGTTCTACGCCATGCCGAAATCGATCGACGAGATGGTCGACCATACGGTCGCACGCGCGCTCGACATGTTCGCGCTCGGCGCGCCACGCACCACCCCGTGGCAAGGGCTGCGCGAGCATGGCTGA
- the prmC gene encoding peptide chain release factor N(5)-glutamine methyltransferase, which yields MSTTRPTPATAADLLRASPLDAVDARILLAHALGWTRTQLITRADEPLDATAVERYLALEARRAAGEPVAQLTGAREFFGLEFEITPDVLIPRPETELLVETVLDAVDGIASPCVLDLGTGSGAIAVSIASERPDARVWALDRSPAALDVARRNARKLLAPARPGGPLRFLESDWYAALDAGLRFHAIVSNPPYIARHDPHLAEGDLRFEPRGALTDEDDGLAAIRAIVAGAHAFLAPDGALWIEHGYDQATGVRALLEAAGFAGVESLTDLASIERATGGRLPG from the coding sequence ATGAGCACGACGAGGCCCACGCCCGCCACCGCCGCCGACTTGCTGCGCGCGTCCCCGCTCGACGCGGTCGACGCGCGGATCCTGCTCGCGCACGCGCTCGGCTGGACTCGCACGCAACTGATCACGCGCGCCGACGAGCCGCTCGACGCCACCGCGGTCGAGCGCTACCTCGCGCTCGAGGCGCGCCGCGCGGCGGGCGAGCCGGTCGCGCAGCTCACGGGCGCGCGCGAGTTCTTCGGCCTCGAATTCGAGATCACGCCGGACGTGCTGATCCCGCGGCCGGAGACGGAGCTGCTCGTCGAGACGGTGCTCGACGCGGTCGACGGAATCGCCTCGCCGTGCGTGCTCGATCTCGGCACGGGCAGCGGCGCGATCGCGGTGTCGATCGCGTCCGAACGGCCCGACGCGCGCGTGTGGGCGCTCGACCGGTCGCCGGCCGCACTCGACGTCGCGCGCCGCAACGCGCGCAAGCTGCTCGCTCCGGCGCGCCCGGGCGGCCCGCTGCGGTTTCTCGAAAGCGACTGGTACGCGGCGCTCGATGCCGGCCTGCGCTTTCATGCGATCGTCAGCAACCCGCCGTACATTGCGCGGCACGATCCGCACCTCGCCGAAGGCGATCTGCGCTTCGAGCCGCGCGGCGCGCTCACCGACGAGGATGACGGGCTCGCCGCGATCCGCGCGATCGTTGCGGGCGCGCATGCGTTCCTCGCGCCGGACGGCGCGCTGTGGATCGAACACGGCTACGATCAGGCGACCGGCGTCCGCGCGCTCCTCGAGGCAGCGGGCTTCGCCGGCGTCGAGTCGCTCACGGATCTCGCATCGATCGAGCGCGCGACGGGCGGCCGCCTGCCCGGCTGA
- the grxD gene encoding Grx4 family monothiol glutaredoxin — protein sequence MDTQQRIKQIVDENQVVLFMKGTAQFPMCGFSGRAVQVLKACGVDQFKTVNVLEDEEIRQGIKEFSNWPTIPQLYVKGEFVGGSDIMMEMYQSGELQQLFTA from the coding sequence ATGGATACCCAACAACGCATCAAGCAAATCGTCGACGAAAACCAGGTCGTGCTCTTCATGAAAGGCACGGCGCAATTCCCGATGTGCGGCTTTTCGGGCCGCGCCGTGCAGGTGCTGAAGGCGTGCGGCGTCGACCAGTTCAAGACGGTCAACGTGCTCGAGGACGAAGAAATCCGCCAGGGCATCAAGGAATTCTCGAACTGGCCGACGATCCCGCAGCTCTATGTGAAGGGCGAATTCGTCGGCGGCTCGGACATCATGATGGAGATGTACCAGTCGGGCGAATTGCAGCAGCTCTTCACCGCCTGA
- a CDS encoding TetR/AcrR family transcriptional regulator — translation MVTTVAKAAKPAGRRPRSTQIAGAEAQQHLLRAAEELFYQEGIRAVGVDAVVERAGVNKMSLYRQFASKDELVLAYLDRMDACFFERFDTSAAKHPGDPKAQLVQYFDDLAQRATQPGYRGCPFVNVATEFSELDHPVRLAVADNKDRLMTRLVALSEAAGAREPQALADALALLIEGIYAASQTYRPGASPIGCAPRVARQLIDAACA, via the coding sequence ATGGTCACCACCGTCGCCAAAGCCGCCAAGCCGGCCGGCCGCCGGCCGCGCAGCACCCAGATCGCGGGCGCTGAAGCACAGCAGCATCTGCTGCGCGCGGCGGAAGAGCTCTTCTATCAGGAGGGGATTCGCGCGGTGGGCGTCGACGCGGTCGTCGAACGCGCGGGCGTCAACAAGATGAGCCTGTACCGGCAGTTCGCGTCGAAGGACGAGCTCGTGCTCGCGTATCTCGACCGAATGGACGCGTGCTTCTTCGAGCGCTTCGACACGAGCGCCGCCAAGCATCCGGGCGATCCGAAGGCGCAACTCGTCCAGTATTTCGACGACCTCGCGCAGCGCGCGACGCAACCCGGCTATCGCGGCTGTCCGTTCGTCAACGTCGCGACCGAGTTTTCGGAACTCGATCATCCGGTGCGGCTCGCGGTCGCCGACAACAAGGATCGGCTGATGACGCGGCTCGTCGCGCTATCGGAAGCGGCGGGCGCGCGCGAGCCGCAGGCGCTCGCCGACGCGCTCGCCCTGCTGATCGAAGGAATTTACGCGGCGAGTCAGACATATCGGCCGGGCGCGTCCCCGATCGGCTGCGCGCCGCGCGTCGCGCGGCAATTGATCGACGCGGCGTGCGCGTGA
- a CDS encoding nitroreductase family protein, which yields MSVKPAPTSVSIHELIAGRWSPRAYSSEPVGADHLHAVLEAARWAPSAYNAQPWRFIVFDRSKDEVAFKRAFSTLVPFNQGWNAPAPVLIAVTAHTLTSKGEPSTTAFYDAGAAAMSLVLQAHALGLAAHQMSGFDAKAFRDAFAIPADVEPLAIISIGHYGDADKLDPVLRERERAPRTRHPLGEVVYADAWQKPFSSAA from the coding sequence ATGTCCGTCAAACCCGCTCCCACTTCCGTCTCGATTCACGAGCTGATCGCCGGCCGCTGGAGTCCGCGCGCGTATTCGAGCGAACCAGTCGGTGCCGATCATCTGCATGCGGTGCTCGAAGCGGCGCGCTGGGCGCCGTCCGCGTACAACGCGCAGCCGTGGCGCTTCATCGTGTTCGACCGCAGCAAGGACGAGGTCGCGTTCAAGCGCGCATTCTCGACGCTCGTGCCGTTCAACCAGGGCTGGAACGCGCCCGCGCCGGTGCTGATCGCGGTGACCGCGCACACGCTGACGTCGAAGGGCGAGCCGAGCACGACGGCGTTCTACGACGCCGGCGCGGCCGCGATGTCGCTCGTGCTGCAGGCGCACGCGCTCGGCCTCGCCGCGCACCAGATGAGCGGCTTCGACGCGAAGGCGTTCCGCGACGCGTTCGCGATCCCGGCCGACGTCGAGCCGCTCGCGATCATCTCGATCGGCCACTACGGCGACGCCGACAAGCTCGATCCGGTGCTGCGCGAGCGCGAGCGCGCGCCGCGCACGCGTCATCCGCTCGGCGAGGTCGTCTACGCGGACGCGTGGCAAAAGCCGTTCTCGTCGGCGGCGTGA
- a CDS encoding MFS transporter has product MNWAAKRIGGRFHYGWLAAAVVFLILLAAAGTRATPSVLMVPLEHEFGWSRAAISLAISVNIALYGLTGPFAAAAMQRFGVRPTILAALGVMGAGVALSSMMTATWQMVLIWGVMVGGATGVAALTLSATFVTRWFVARRGLVMGLLTASSATGQLVFLPMLAAIAQRHGWRPVVLTVAVAVAIAVPLVALLLPERPSDVGLRPYGEPADAPRTDDGARRNPIAVAFGTLAMASKTRDFWLLFMSFFICGASTNGYVGTHLIAMCSDYGMTEVQGASLLAAMGVFDLIGTTMSGWLSDRYDSRVLLFWYYGLRGLSLIYLPHAFGIDFFGLPLFAVFYGLDWIATVPPTVRLATDAYGKDAAPVVFGWIVAGHQLGAAFAALGAGMLRASLGTYTVASMISGGLCIVGALIVLRINRGTARVSASAA; this is encoded by the coding sequence ATGAATTGGGCGGCAAAGAGGATAGGCGGGCGTTTCCATTACGGCTGGCTCGCGGCGGCGGTGGTGTTCCTGATCCTTCTCGCGGCGGCGGGCACGCGCGCGACGCCGAGCGTGCTGATGGTGCCGCTCGAGCACGAATTCGGCTGGAGCCGCGCGGCGATCTCGCTCGCGATTTCGGTGAACATCGCGCTGTACGGGCTCACCGGGCCGTTCGCGGCGGCGGCCATGCAGCGCTTCGGCGTACGTCCGACGATCCTCGCCGCGCTCGGCGTGATGGGCGCGGGCGTCGCGCTGTCGTCGATGATGACGGCGACGTGGCAGATGGTGCTGATCTGGGGCGTGATGGTCGGCGGCGCGACGGGCGTCGCGGCGCTCACGCTGTCGGCGACGTTCGTGACCCGCTGGTTCGTCGCGCGGCGCGGCCTCGTGATGGGACTCTTGACCGCGAGCTCCGCGACGGGCCAGCTCGTGTTTCTGCCGATGCTCGCGGCGATCGCGCAGCGCCACGGCTGGCGGCCCGTCGTGCTGACAGTCGCGGTGGCGGTGGCGATCGCGGTGCCGCTCGTCGCGCTGCTGCTGCCGGAGCGGCCATCCGACGTCGGGCTGCGCCCGTACGGCGAGCCCGCCGACGCGCCGCGCACGGACGATGGCGCGAGGCGCAACCCGATCGCGGTCGCGTTCGGTACGCTCGCGATGGCGTCGAAGACGCGCGATTTCTGGCTATTGTTCATGAGCTTCTTCATCTGCGGCGCGAGCACGAACGGCTACGTCGGCACGCACCTGATTGCGATGTGCAGCGATTACGGGATGACGGAAGTGCAGGGTGCGTCGCTGCTCGCCGCGATGGGCGTGTTCGACCTGATCGGCACGACGATGTCCGGCTGGCTGTCCGACCGCTACGACAGCCGCGTGCTGCTGTTTTGGTATTACGGGCTGCGCGGGTTGTCGCTGATCTATCTGCCGCATGCATTCGGCATCGACTTCTTCGGGCTGCCGCTCTTCGCGGTGTTCTACGGGCTCGACTGGATCGCGACCGTGCCGCCCACCGTGCGCCTCGCGACCGACGCGTATGGCAAGGACGCGGCGCCCGTGGTGTTCGGCTGGATCGTCGCGGGCCACCAGCTCGGCGCGGCGTTCGCGGCGCTCGGCGCCGGCATGTTGCGCGCGAGCCTCGGCACGTACACGGTCGCGTCGATGATCTCTGGCGGGCTGTGCATTGTCGGCGCGCTGATCGTGCTGCGGATCAATCGCGGGACGGCGAGGGTGTCGGCGAGCGCGGCCTGA
- a CDS encoding DUF1415 domain-containing protein encodes MTEVFPSDAEILAATRHWLTRAVIGLNLCPFAKSVHVKRQIRYAISRATSLEAALTDLERELRRLEAADPDEIDTTLLIFPNTFGDFLDYNDALWFADRLLQQLGLEGTLQIASFHPHYQFDGTESDDIENYTNRAPYPILHLLREASIERAVDAFPDAADIYERNQATLRRLGHAGWRDWIAQRGEDEEDAK; translated from the coding sequence ATGACCGAAGTCTTTCCGTCCGATGCAGAGATCCTCGCCGCCACGCGCCACTGGCTGACGCGTGCGGTGATCGGGCTCAACCTGTGCCCGTTCGCGAAGAGCGTCCACGTGAAGCGTCAGATCCGCTACGCGATCAGCCGCGCGACGTCGCTGGAAGCGGCGCTGACCGATCTCGAGCGCGAGCTGCGGCGCCTCGAAGCCGCCGATCCGGACGAAATCGACACGACGCTGCTGATCTTCCCGAACACGTTCGGCGATTTCCTCGACTACAACGACGCGCTCTGGTTCGCCGATCGCCTCTTGCAGCAACTGGGGCTCGAAGGCACGTTGCAGATCGCGAGCTTCCATCCGCACTATCAGTTCGACGGCACCGAGTCCGACGACATTGAAAACTACACGAACCGCGCGCCGTATCCGATCCTGCACTTGCTGCGCGAAGCGAGCATCGAGCGGGCCGTCGACGCGTTCCCGGACGCGGCCGACATCTACGAACGCAATCAAGCGACGCTGCGGCGCCTCGGCCATGCGGGCTGGCGCGACTGGATCGCGCAGCGCGGCGAGGACGAAGAAGACGCGAAATAG
- a CDS encoding DODA-type extradiol aromatic ring-opening family dioxygenase has translation MNRLPSLYLSHGAPTLPIDPTLPSGAFTVLGGELPRPRAVLMLSAHWLTHQPVVSTAERPDTIHDFYGFPRALYEIRYPAPGAPDVAARAAALLGDAGIEMAATPHGLDHGAWVPMLLMFPDADVPVAQLSIQPRADATHHFRVGRALRSLRDEGVMVIGSGQITHNLRAADFSAAPEDADPRVAEFTGWFEEKLAARDVDALLDYRRQAPHAVLMHPTDEHLLPIFAALGAADDDYRLRIQSLGTYQRVLAMTNYVFDSAA, from the coding sequence ATGAACCGCCTTCCGTCCCTCTATCTGTCGCACGGCGCGCCGACGCTGCCGATCGATCCGACGCTGCCGTCCGGCGCGTTCACCGTGCTCGGCGGCGAGCTGCCCCGCCCGCGCGCGGTGCTGATGCTGTCCGCGCATTGGCTCACGCATCAGCCCGTCGTCAGCACCGCCGAACGGCCCGACACGATCCACGATTTCTACGGCTTTCCGCGCGCGCTCTATGAGATCCGCTATCCGGCGCCCGGCGCGCCCGACGTCGCGGCCCGCGCGGCCGCGCTGCTCGGCGATGCGGGCATCGAGATGGCAGCCACGCCGCACGGGCTCGATCACGGCGCGTGGGTGCCGATGCTGCTGATGTTCCCGGACGCCGACGTGCCGGTCGCGCAGTTGTCGATCCAGCCGCGCGCCGACGCGACGCACCATTTCCGCGTCGGTCGTGCGCTGCGGTCGCTGCGCGACGAAGGCGTGATGGTGATCGGCTCGGGTCAGATCACGCACAACCTGCGCGCGGCGGACTTCTCGGCCGCGCCCGAGGACGCGGACCCGCGCGTCGCCGAATTCACCGGCTGGTTCGAGGAAAAGCTCGCCGCGCGCGACGTCGATGCGCTGCTCGACTATCGCCGCCAAGCGCCGCACGCGGTGCTGATGCATCCGACCGACGAGCACCTGTTGCCCATCTTCGCGGCGCTCGGCGCGGCCGACGACGACTACCGGCTGCGCATCCAGTCGCTCGGCACGTACCAGCGCGTGCTCGCGATGACGAACTATGTATTCGACTCGGCGGCCTGA
- a CDS encoding Hsp70 family protein, which translates to MTYCAIDFGTSNSAVALPRGGGAPGMRLAPVEREHLTLPTAIFFNTDEGAREYGRSALASYIDGFDGRLMRSMKSILGSPLAETTTDLGDGSAIAYTDIIALFLMHLKQKAEACAGGAIGRAVLGRPVFFVDDDPRADRLAQQQLEAAAHAVGLTEVQFQYEPIAAAFDYESRQDAERLVLVADIGGGTSDFSLVRVGPDRMRRLERKDDVLAHHGVHVAGTDYDRRVELSAVLSAFGYRAFDPEGRELPNRIYFDLATWHLINTVYTPKRIGELKLMKHLYTDVRHFERLLRVVEQRLGHALAARAEEAKIGVSAGGETMIDLNDVEEDLQIAFDAHQLIDASRDETARIVDAARETVRLAGIAPHDVGALYFTGGSTGLAFLSGALAAAFQDAQPVYGDRLASVATGLGIHAQRVYG; encoded by the coding sequence ATGACCTACTGCGCGATCGACTTCGGCACGTCCAATTCCGCAGTCGCGTTGCCACGCGGCGGCGGCGCGCCCGGCATGCGGCTCGCTCCCGTCGAGCGCGAGCACCTGACGCTGCCCACCGCCATCTTCTTCAACACCGACGAGGGCGCCCGCGAATACGGCCGCTCGGCGCTCGCGTCGTACATCGACGGCTTCGACGGCCGCCTGATGCGCTCGATGAAGAGTATTCTCGGCTCGCCGCTCGCGGAAACCACGACCGATCTTGGCGACGGCTCCGCGATCGCGTACACCGACATCATCGCGCTCTTCCTGATGCATCTGAAGCAGAAGGCCGAGGCGTGCGCGGGCGGCGCGATCGGCCGCGCGGTGCTCGGCCGCCCGGTGTTCTTCGTCGATGACGATCCGCGCGCCGACCGCCTCGCGCAGCAGCAGCTCGAAGCGGCCGCGCACGCGGTAGGGCTGACCGAAGTGCAATTCCAGTACGAGCCGATCGCCGCCGCGTTCGACTACGAGTCGCGGCAGGACGCCGAACGGCTCGTGCTCGTCGCGGACATCGGCGGTGGCACGTCGGACTTCTCGCTCGTGCGGGTCGGCCCCGACCGGATGCGCCGGCTCGAGCGCAAGGACGACGTGCTCGCGCACCACGGCGTACACGTCGCGGGCACCGATTATGACCGGCGCGTCGAGCTGTCGGCGGTGCTGTCCGCGTTTGGCTACCGTGCGTTCGATCCGGAGGGCCGCGAACTGCCGAATCGGATCTATTTCGATCTCGCGACCTGGCACCTGATCAATACCGTCTACACGCCGAAGCGGATCGGCGAGCTCAAGCTGATGAAGCACTTGTATACGGATGTCCGCCATTTCGAGCGACTGCTGCGCGTCGTCGAGCAGCGGCTCGGCCACGCGCTCGCCGCGCGGGCGGAAGAGGCGAAGATCGGCGTGTCGGCGGGGGGCGAGACGATGATCGATTTGAACGACGTCGAGGAGGATCTGCAGATCGCGTTCGACGCGCACCAACTGATCGACGCGAGCCGCGACGAGACTGCGCGGATCGTCGACGCCGCCCGCGAGACGGTGCGACTCGCGGGGATCGCGCCGCACGACGTCGGCGCGCTGTATTTCACGGGCGGCTCGACGGGACTCGCGTTCCTGTCGGGCGCGCTCGCGGCGGCGTTCCAGGATGCGCAGCCGGTGTACGGCGATCGCCTTGCGAGCGTCGCGACGGGCCTCGGCATCCATGCGCAGCGCGTGTACGGCTGA